In Candidatus Dadabacteria bacterium, the DNA window CCTACCTCGGACCCGCGGGCAGCTTCTCAAACCAGGCGGCGTTTCGGAAGTTCGGTGCCGCCTCGGAGTTTTTTCCCGTAAACAGCCTCGAAGATGTGTTCGAGGAAGTGCACAGCCAGAGGGCCGATTTCGGCATAGTACCCGTCGAGAACTCGGTTGAGGGCTCGGTGGGGGACGTGCTTGACATGCTCGTCCGGTGGGACCTTGACGTCTCGTCCGAGTGTTTCGAGCGTATTGAACACTTCCTGCTCTCCATTGATGGAGACGCCAGTAAAATAAGGACCGTGGCCTCGCATCCCCACGCCCTCGGGCAGTGCAGGAAATGGATTGCCTCGAACCTCTACGGCGTCGCGCTTCTTGAGACCCCGAGCACCGCGGCGGCGGCGAAAATAGCCGCGAGGGACGAGAGCGTCGCCGCGATCGCAAGCGAGTTCTCAGGGTCGATATACAACCTGAAGACAATACAGAGCTACATAGAGGACAGCCCGCGCAACACGACCCGGTTCGTGGTGGTGGGAAGGGAGAAACCTCCCCCGAGCGGAGAAGACAAGACTTCGATCGCCTTTTCCGTCAAGGATGAGCCGGGAGCGCTTCACGCGACATTTTTTCTCCCCTTTTCCGAATCCGGCATAAACCTCACCAAAATCGAGTCCAGACCCTCGCGCGACGGGCAGTGGGAGTACGTGTTTTTCGCCGACTTCTCGGGACACCGCGAAGAGGAGGCTGTAAAGGAGGCCCTAGAGAGGGTGGAAGCCAACTGCGTTTTCCTCAAAGTGCTGGGATCCTATCCCGCCGAAACACCGGGATGAAGGCGGGCTTGGCGGACGAACCCCCCATGGAACCAAGAGCAAGCGTAAAGAACCTTATTCCCTATATTCCGGGAAAGCCGATCGAGGAGCTCGAGCGGGAACTCGGAATCCGGGGCGCGGCCAAGATGGCTTCGAACGAAAACCCCCTCGGCCCCTCCCCGCTTGCGAAAAAAGCGCTTTCAGAACACGTCTCGAAGGTAAACCTTTATCCAGACGGGGGCTGCTTTGAGCTCCGCCGGAAACTTTCCGAGAAGCTTGGGGTTCCCGAGGACACGATAGTAATCGGCAACGGCTCGAACGAGGTGATAGAGATCGTCGCAAGGACCTTTCTCGAGCCCGGGGACGAGGCCATCTACGGACGCCACGCGTTTATCGTTTACCCGATCGTCACCCAGTCGCTCGGGTGCTCGCACGTCGTCTCCCGGATGCCGGATCTTGTACACGACCTAAAGGACATGCTTTCCCTAGTGACCGAGAAAACGAAAATCATCTACATCGCGAATCCGAACAACCCCACCGGGACGATAGTGAGAAGGGATGAGCTCGAGTGGTTCCTCGAGCGGGTTCCCGAGAATATTTTAATACTCGTGGACGAGGCCTATTTCGAGTACGTGGACGACCCCGAGTATCCGGACACGCTTCGCTACCACTCGGTCCGCGAATCGCTCGTGACGGTGAGAACCTTCTCCAAGATTTACGGTCTTGCGGGGCTCAGGGTAGGCTACGGGGTTGCGTCAAGGGAGGCGGTTTCCTACATGGACCGGGTAAGGGAGCCGTTTAACGTGAACTCGGCCGCGCAGGCGGCGGCCTGCGCAGCGCTTGACGACGATAGACACGTCGCCCGCTCAAGGGAGCTTAACCGCACAGCAAAGGAGTATTTGCGCGAGAAGCTGGGCGAGCTCGGGGTCAGGTACACGGAGTCTCATACAAATTTCCTTCTCGTGGATCTCGAGAGGGATCCGATGCCGGTTTACGAGGCGCTTCTTCGCGACGGGGTCATAACGAGACCGGTGGGCGGCTACGGACTTAAAACACACCTGAGGGTAAGTTTCGGCCTCGACAGCGAAAACGAAAAATTCATTGAATCGCTTGGGAGAATTCTCGGAAGATGACTTTTAAAAAAGTAGCGGTGGTGGGTCTCGGGCTGATAGGAGGCTCCCTTGCGGCTGCCCTTCGCGAATCGGGGGAAGTTGGGGAAGTCTTCGGGGTCGAGCGGGACGCGGAGTCACTCCGCTTCGCCCTTGAAAACGGAATCACGGACTCAGGCGCTTCCGAAATCGGCCCCGGCATGTCGGAGTCAGAAATAGTTGTCGTTGCTACCTATGTCGACACCATAGCGCAGGTGGCCGGGGAAGTTTCCGGATTCGTTTCCCCCGGCACGGTGGTTTGCGATGTGGGAAGCGTAAAGGCTTCTTTGGTAAGGGAAATGGAAAAGGGCCCCCGGAATATCCGCTTTGTCGGAGCCCATCCCATCGCGGGGAGGGAAACATCCGGCGTCATGGAGTCTGACCCCGGTCTTTTTTCAGGGAAAAGATGCGTTGTCACTCCCACGGAAAGCACAAACCCCGAAGCTCTTTCCATGGTGAAAACACTTTTTTCGCTCATTGGAAGCGAGGTGGTCGAGATGAATCCCGAATCCCATGACGAGATCTTTTCGCTTGTAAGCCATCTTCCCCATGCGGTCGCCTACTCGCTTGTGAGCGCGGTGGCTTCTGGGGGAGGAGACAGAAACCTTTTTGATTTTTCAGGCGGGGGCCTTGCCGACTTCACTAGGATCGCCGGCAGCTCCCCCGAGATGTGGGCCGGTATTTTTATCGAGAACCGCGAGGCGCTGCTGGGCGCCATCCGCGGCTTCGCGGGAAAGCTCGGGGAAATTGAAAAAGCCATCGCCTCCGGTAATGTAGAAGATCTGACAGTTCTTTTGAAGGAAGCCTGGGATTCAAAGAAGAATCTCGGGGAGTGAGAAGATAATGTCTGAGAAGATAGAGAAAACGGATGAGCAGTGGCAGGAGGAGCTCTCCCCCGAGGAGTTTCTTGTCACGAGGAAGAAGGGCACCGAGAGGGCCTTTACCGGAAAGTACCACGACCATCACAAAAAGGGCATGTATACCTGCGTGTGCTGCGGGCAGAAGCTTTTCCGTTTCTCAGAGAAGTTCGATTCCGGCACGGGATGGCCGAGCTTCTGGGAGCCCGTCTCGCAGGAGAACATAGAGGAGAAGACCGATCATTCCCACGGGATGACGAGAACGGAGGTTCTCTGCTCAAAGTGCGACGCACACCTGGGACATGTTTTCCCCGACGGCCCCAAGCCCACAGGGCTTAGATACTGCATAAATTCTGCCTCTTTGGATTTTGAAGAAGAGTAGCAGGGAAGTGGCGACGGGTGGGTTCGAACCACCGACACAGGCCTTATGAGAGCCCCGCTCTACCCCTGAGCTACGCCGCCCCCTAAAAAAAGGTAATTCGAAAAGCAGGAAATTATACCGGAACCCCATGAGGATTCAACGCACGGACACGAGGGTTCAGGGGAAATTGACGTAGCCTCGGTTCTGCCTAAATCAGCCGGCCGCCGCCCCGTTTTTTCCCGCTTCTTCCTTTATTAGTCCCAGTTCCAGAAGCTTCCTGTAGGTCTTGGTGTGGGAGCCGTGGTGGGAGAAGGTCTCTATGTCCCCGGGCTCGTCAATGTCGATGCTGATATTGAAGTTTCTGTAGACGTCGCAGGGCACGTATCTACGCTCGGCCTCCTCCCTGTGTTTCCTGAAACTGT includes these proteins:
- the pheA gene encoding prephenate dehydratase; this translates as MDSKKELSDVRKKIDAIDSELLELVNKRAELAIEVSALKKKDLLGIYDRSRESEVEGKIAETNTGPLSDEDVLLIFREIISRCRSLQHQEKVAYLGPAGSFSNQAAFRKFGAASEFFPVNSLEDVFEEVHSQRADFGIVPVENSVEGSVGDVLDMLVRWDLDVSSECFERIEHFLLSIDGDASKIRTVASHPHALGQCRKWIASNLYGVALLETPSTAAAAKIAARDESVAAIASEFSGSIYNLKTIQSYIEDSPRNTTRFVVVGREKPPPSGEDKTSIAFSVKDEPGALHATFFLPFSESGINLTKIESRPSRDGQWEYVFFADFSGHREEEAVKEALERVEANCVFLKVLGSYPAETPG
- the hisC gene encoding histidinol-phosphate transaminase, with the translated sequence MEPRASVKNLIPYIPGKPIEELERELGIRGAAKMASNENPLGPSPLAKKALSEHVSKVNLYPDGGCFELRRKLSEKLGVPEDTIVIGNGSNEVIEIVARTFLEPGDEAIYGRHAFIVYPIVTQSLGCSHVVSRMPDLVHDLKDMLSLVTEKTKIIYIANPNNPTGTIVRRDELEWFLERVPENILILVDEAYFEYVDDPEYPDTLRYHSVRESLVTVRTFSKIYGLAGLRVGYGVASREAVSYMDRVREPFNVNSAAQAAACAALDDDRHVARSRELNRTAKEYLREKLGELGVRYTESHTNFLLVDLERDPMPVYEALLRDGVITRPVGGYGLKTHLRVSFGLDSENEKFIESLGRILGR
- a CDS encoding prephenate dehydrogenase/arogenate dehydrogenase family protein yields the protein MTFKKVAVVGLGLIGGSLAAALRESGEVGEVFGVERDAESLRFALENGITDSGASEIGPGMSESEIVVVATYVDTIAQVAGEVSGFVSPGTVVCDVGSVKASLVREMEKGPRNIRFVGAHPIAGRETSGVMESDPGLFSGKRCVVTPTESTNPEALSMVKTLFSLIGSEVVEMNPESHDEIFSLVSHLPHAVAYSLVSAVASGGGDRNLFDFSGGGLADFTRIAGSSPEMWAGIFIENREALLGAIRGFAGKLGEIEKAIASGNVEDLTVLLKEAWDSKKNLGE
- the msrB gene encoding peptide-methionine (R)-S-oxide reductase MsrB — its product is MSEKIEKTDEQWQEELSPEEFLVTRKKGTERAFTGKYHDHHKKGMYTCVCCGQKLFRFSEKFDSGTGWPSFWEPVSQENIEEKTDHSHGMTRTEVLCSKCDAHLGHVFPDGPKPTGLRYCINSASLDFEEE